The Montipora foliosa isolate CH-2021 chromosome 1, ASM3666993v2, whole genome shotgun sequence DNA segment GTGTTAAGTTCTAAAGGAAAATAAACCCGAGACAGCATTTTCAACGTCTTAAGTCTGAGCATCCTGGCTGTGATTCTGATTTGTCTCATTcacaaaagaaatccaactgCCATGAATGAGCTTCCAAAGAGCCGGAAAAGCTACTTTGGGTTAAAAACAATCCGTCTTCGGGGGTCGCTCATTGCTCCTAAAAACGTTGTGTACACTTATCGACACACTTTTAGGCGTCCAACAAGGCTCCCTcgagagaatttttttttttaatgtagagAACCTCACCAACTGACcaataagcattttattgaCCTGTCCCTTGTACACGAGGGAAATATATCTCGGTACAAGGGAAGTATATCACATATCCCTTCGCTCCAGATCACTAACCTTTACCTGTCATAACATGAGAGTGAACGTCTATCTTTGTCCAAAAATTGAGCTCTTTTGTTACAGTAAATGGCACATTTGAAGAATGCTTGTAAACGGAAGAATTCATATGGGTTTTCAAACATCATATCAATAGgaggttttcatgtgacgtcatcgccgtcatattggtggacgaaaacaaaagatctcttgttagcttcttttgttcgtccaccagaagtcgtgaatttatttattgttattggtttctctagaggttggttggaAACGTCCTATTGCGCATGTGCCAGTGCCACGATCTACATTTTGTTAATATGCCCCTCTGTTGAGTACATCCaggtaatttcaaacaattgtGAACAGGAAGAGTGGAATTGGTAATATTCAGCTTGTCTTGATGATTGAGAATATTTGCcaatatatgaaaaaaaaaaaaaaaaaaactaccacAGACACGAAGACCCTTAAATTTCGAAACTTATATTATCAACAAGAAATAAATACAGTAGTAGATATCTCTGCTTGTCGGTACGCTTTAGATATGAATGTGCATTTTGTGCTTAATATGCCCAAATTTGGACTTAAAACTCAGACTtaaatgacagttttttttttacatagtTGTAAATATAATAATTTAAGGTTATTTCAATACAATATATTTGAAGTTAAATGTGCGAAGTTGGACAATTAATACACACGTTTTCGCTACTTATTTCTGAAAGCAATGTCAAACCAATTAAGCAAATCACCTCATGTCTGATAACatttattactttggtttttcattggtgtttagcGATTGGGAGCTGGCATGCCGTCAAGCAAGGCATCATTTTTTTCCGAGGGGTGCGTCGTCAAGCCAAGAACGAATTTGAGCCAGTTTGAGAGGAGTGATCTTCGTACCTACGTTCATACGGCGTCTTTTTCCGCGAAACGTAAAGTAACTGCCGAGGCCCGAGAATACTCCTATGATAAATCGTTCTACTGGACGACCTTTCTTGCGGATCTTGCCGTAGATCCCTGCGCCAGAACTTCCAGAATTCGAATCGCACCTGTTTAGTATTGCATGATTTAAGAAATGGGCCTTGCAATACGAATACCATAAAGTGAACTCGGATTTATCGGAGGGGAAAGAAGCGAATTGAATCCTCAATGTAATCGACAGATTCTCGGGGATTTCATATATTTGTAAGTATCGGGCCGGAGACGGAGCAGGGCGGTGCAGTTTGAGAACAGCGTAGTCGAAGCGATTATCCCCCGAAAGAGTCCATCCACGAGGCACCTTCATGTAATCGACGCGTATCCACCTTACTTTTCCAGGTTGCCTTAGGACACCCACCTTTAAGTGTGGGACGTCCGTAATGTAATTTATTCCATCATGGATGCAATGAGCGGCTGTAAGTATATGATCCTGAGCAATAAGGGTACCAGTACAGCCCGTGTTAATACTGACCACTGCGGAATAGGGAAGATGTTTCGCGCCTTCAGCGGATACTTCAATTCGATCGTCGGTACCAAACAAAGCCCTCTTTCGTCGGCTTGGCCTACGATTCGTGTTATCAAATAAGTCCATATTATCGTCAATAGATTCGAAATCTGCCACATCTTCTTCTAGTTCGAAATTTGGAATTTTATCCCAGATATCATGGTGTTTTTGCCGGCCTTTCTGTATGTCAACAAGTGTAAGTGTCAGGCTACCGTTATGCCAAAGTGTTTCGTAGTTAAGCTGCGACAAACTCTCAGTGTTCCGACTTGCATTTGTCAATTGATCGAGGTCCACTAAGTTGCTGGCATTTGGCCGACGGTCCTCAGTGCGACGAATAGTACCAAGTGAGGTAGTTCGAACGTCTCTGAGAAAGAAGCTGAGGGCTGGGAAATCGTCTTCACTGTCATCTTTTGCGGACCATGGTTCCGTATCATTTTCACTATTCGTGGACGCATTCAAGCCACTCTTTGAGGGAACTCTAACATCTTCACCTGGCTTTTCCAGAGACGCAATTGAGGCTCGTAAAGTAAACAAGTACAACAAACTCACTATAACAGAACTTTTCGTCGAAGCCATTACAGGACTCTTGTCATTTGGCACGGATCGAAAATAAAGTGAATGAGGTACTGCTGTGTTGCCTTGTTTTTAATTCTCTTTCCAATGACGAATCTACGAATGAAAGAACAGAATAGGATTGTCATTGGAGCGTAAAACCACTACTTATCATGTAATCACTTCTATATTAGAGAAAATAATTACGTTATCTGCttttca contains these protein-coding regions:
- the LOC137992865 gene encoding serine protease 23-like — protein: MASTKSSVIVSLLYLFTLRASIASLEKPGEDVRVPSKSGLNASTNSENDTEPWSAKDDSEDDFPALSFFLRDVRTTSLGTIRRTEDRRPNASNLVDLDQLTNASRNTESLSQLNYETLWHNGSLTLTLVDIQKGRQKHHDIWDKIPNFELEEDVADFESIDDNMDLFDNTNRRPSRRKRALFGTDDRIEVSAEGAKHLPYSAVVSINTGCTGTLIAQDHILTAAHCIHDGINYITDVPHLKVGVLRQPGKVRWIRVDYMKVPRGWTLSGDNRFDYAVLKLHRPAPSPARYLQIYEIPENLSITLRIQFASFPSDKSEFTLWYSYCKAHFLNHAILNRCDSNSGSSGAGIYGKIRKKGRPVERFIIGVFSGLGSYFTFRGKRRRMNVGTKITPLKLAQIRSWLDDAPLGKK